A section of the Pleurocapsa minor HA4230-MV1 genome encodes:
- a CDS encoding GNAT family N-acetyltransferase: MLKTATSQDLSNLILLNKVTIQPYLHLTYPIWRTRLQQPEDRESIIAIGVEIDSQPVGLAIANIVFHTKKAQILSIYVQPEYRQQGIGGSLLRSLSQQLQMSGCRQLDIGYTASATTIALEKLLTQQGWSIPQPKMLVCYSIAERMKQAPWLYSDHLPATFSIFPLVELTSQEYQIIQQKQALSPWYPEMLSPFRGDLPVEPLNSLGLRYQGEVVGWMATHRIAPNTIRYSSLFVRQDLQKMGRAIPLIAEAIKLQLKSNIPYYICAAEVGNQSMVKFVRRRLLPFLTQVRESKQSHRLLHK; this comes from the coding sequence ATGCTGAAAACTGCCACCAGCCAAGATTTATCTAATTTGATCTTGCTCAATAAAGTCACAATTCAACCATATCTACATTTAACTTATCCGATTTGGCGTACTCGATTACAACAGCCAGAAGATCGAGAGTCGATCATAGCCATTGGCGTTGAAATAGATTCTCAGCCAGTCGGGTTGGCGATCGCCAACATCGTTTTTCACACCAAAAAAGCTCAAATCTTATCTATTTACGTTCAGCCTGAATACCGTCAGCAGGGTATTGGGGGGTCATTACTCCGCAGTCTGTCACAACAATTACAAATGTCGGGATGTCGCCAATTAGACATAGGATATACCGCTTCAGCAACGACTATTGCGTTAGAAAAATTATTGACTCAACAAGGATGGAGTATTCCCCAACCTAAGATGCTGGTGTGCTACAGTATTGCCGAGCGAATGAAACAAGCGCCTTGGCTATATTCTGATCATTTGCCAGCAACTTTTAGTATTTTTCCCTTGGTGGAGCTTACCAGCCAAGAATATCAAATAATTCAGCAAAAGCAAGCTCTCTCTCCTTGGTATCCTGAAATGCTCTCTCCCTTTCGAGGTGATCTGCCAGTCGAACCCTTAAACAGTTTAGGTTTACGTTATCAAGGAGAAGTAGTTGGTTGGATGGCAACTCATCGCATTGCTCCTAATACGATACGCTACAGCAGTCTGTTTGTGAGACAAGATCTGCAAAAGATGGGTCGAGCTATTCCTTTAATTGCCGAAGCAATTAAACTTCAGCTTAAAAGTAATATTCCTTATTATATTTGCGCCGCTGAAGTAGGAAATCAATCTATGGTCAAATTTGTACGGCGAAGACTGCTGCCATTTCTAACTCAGGTACGAGAAAGCAAACAATCCCACAGATTGTTACACAAATAA
- a CDS encoding GNAT family N-acetyltransferase, which produces MYTISSLNNQTAQRYECLTFPSYQKQLQKIGSTTIAIGASLMQQPIGLALAEIKSYPDGTSATVLSLFVKERYRNLGIGTALMIKLEAKLLVRGCNRVELIYMSGKATTTALEKLLTKLGWGEFKSRLLVCKSTTEKLAKAPWLRQRQLPSSYSIVPWVDLAPKYKQKIAQRQQQQEWYPESLNPFGEPDLLEPLNSLALLHHDEVVGWTINHRIEPDMIRYTSLFVRKDLQKIGRAIPMLTEAIRRQINSEIIHNICCVEAANAPMLQFVQRRLSPYLTSLTETKGTQKLLISQVSQLQQPCLIK; this is translated from the coding sequence ATGTATACTATTTCTTCTCTCAATAATCAAACTGCCCAGCGTTACGAATGCTTGACGTTTCCATCTTATCAAAAGCAACTACAAAAAATAGGATCTACTACCATTGCCATAGGAGCATCCTTAATGCAACAACCCATTGGGCTGGCTTTAGCCGAAATTAAATCGTACCCCGACGGTACATCTGCCACAGTACTTTCCTTATTTGTCAAAGAACGTTACCGTAATTTGGGCATTGGCACGGCGTTAATGATCAAATTGGAAGCCAAACTATTAGTAAGAGGCTGTAACAGAGTCGAGCTAATTTACATGAGCGGGAAAGCAACAACTACTGCTTTAGAAAAACTACTCACTAAACTCGGTTGGGGCGAATTCAAGTCTCGATTGTTGGTATGTAAGTCTACTACAGAAAAATTAGCCAAAGCTCCTTGGCTTCGCCAACGTCAGTTACCTTCTTCGTACAGTATTGTACCTTGGGTAGATTTAGCACCCAAATACAAGCAAAAAATTGCTCAACGACAACAGCAGCAAGAATGGTATCCAGAGAGTCTCAATCCTTTTGGCGAGCCAGACTTGCTAGAACCATTAAATAGTCTAGCTTTACTCCATCACGACGAAGTAGTGGGCTGGACGATCAATCATCGAATCGAGCCAGACATGATTCGCTATACCAGTTTATTTGTGAGAAAAGATCTCCAAAAAATTGGACGTGCTATTCCTATGTTGACTGAAGCAATTAGACGACAGATTAATAGTGAAATTATCCATAACATTTGCTGTGTAGAAGCTGCCAACGCTCCCATGCTTCAATTTGTCCAAAGACGATTGAGTCCTTATTTAACTTCCTTAACTGAAACCAAAGGAACACAAAAACTATTAATTTCCCAAGTATCCCAATTACAACAACCTTGTTTAATTAAGTAA
- a CDS encoding MsnO8 family LLM class oxidoreductase, which yields MISTPLTKHGSNLKAQLKQPQDYDPSKLKLGILDSGLISAGKTAAQTIDETLMSASLVDSLGYSRYWLTEHHQTCFAWASPEILLTSLAQCTERIHLGTAGILLYFYSPLKVAEIFRLLELVYPQRFDLGIAAGNLAEGNKTVKLLSSDISSLPESIESRKNYYAHKVTSVINYLTNNFPIEHRFAQGATPTRQNVAHIPQMWLLGTGRGSMNLGAAKSTAFSYSLCHGYSACDPGILSEYRSLFQPSQILSQPKCNVAVAGICAETEAEAKQQQIAFDQDFQGTTKLNVVGTPEQCKEQLLEIQRQYGVAEIIFLSASSSFEQRQLSYQMLAEVLNLKSFVA from the coding sequence ATGATCTCAACACCTTTGACCAAACATGGCTCGAATTTGAAAGCACAATTAAAGCAACCTCAAGATTATGATCCTTCTAAGTTAAAACTTGGCATTCTCGATTCAGGTTTAATCAGTGCTGGCAAAACGGCAGCTCAGACGATCGATGAAACTTTGATGTCTGCATCTTTAGTCGATTCTTTGGGCTATTCCCGCTATTGGCTAACCGAGCATCATCAAACTTGTTTTGCCTGGGCTAGTCCAGAAATTTTATTAACCTCTTTGGCTCAATGTACTGAGCGGATTCATCTTGGTACGGCAGGAATTTTGCTTTATTTTTACAGTCCTTTGAAAGTTGCCGAGATTTTTCGACTTTTAGAGTTAGTCTATCCCCAAAGATTCGATCTAGGAATTGCTGCGGGTAATTTAGCTGAGGGAAATAAAACCGTAAAACTATTAAGTTCAGATATTTCATCTCTCCCCGAGTCTATTGAATCTAGGAAAAATTATTACGCTCACAAGGTTACATCTGTGATTAATTATCTAACTAATAACTTTCCCATCGAACATCGTTTTGCCCAAGGCGCAACTCCGACTAGGCAAAATGTTGCCCATATTCCCCAAATGTGGCTCTTGGGAACGGGTAGAGGCAGTATGAATTTGGGAGCAGCAAAAAGTACAGCTTTTAGTTACTCTCTTTGTCACGGTTACAGTGCTTGCGATCCTGGTATTCTTTCGGAATACCGCAGTCTATTTCAGCCGAGTCAGATCTTGTCTCAACCAAAATGTAATGTAGCTGTAGCTGGTATCTGTGCTGAAACAGAAGCAGAAGCCAAACAACAGCAGATCGCATTTGACCAAGATTTTCAAGGAACTACCAAACTCAATGTGGTAGGTACTCCAGAACAATGTAAAGAGCAATTATTAGAGATCCAAAGACAATATGGTGTTGCAGAAATTATCTTTCTATCTGCATCCTCTTCTTTTGAACAACGCCAACTTTCTTATCAAATGTTAGCAGAAGTTTTGAACCTGAAATCGTTTGTAGCTTAA
- a CDS encoding MsnO8 family LLM class oxidoreductase, with translation MIANSTKINYFPKKSIREDRSQGSSSNNRAIESNSVKSLQLGILDSGWITPGKAAVEVVQETLISASLADSLGYSRYWLTEHHEPSFAWASPEIMLALIAQSTDRISVGTAGILLYFYSPLKIAEVFRLLEVLYPKRVNLGIAGGIAGDEETMQALAPGFDIKQAVKNDLYGQKVSQLIDYLTDNFRLDRDFALQATPKITEIPQMWLLGTGTRNMQKAALLGTAFCYSLYHACSQNEPNIVREYCYKFQPSIMLHEPKCNLAVSVVCAEIEAEAIQQKTLVERIDKTSKVNVAGTPEQCKEQLLEIQHRYQVSEIIMISPWHIFERRKLAYQMLAEVLNLGSTELTAVFN, from the coding sequence ATGATAGCCAATTCAACCAAAATAAATTATTTTCCCAAGAAAAGTATTCGTGAAGATCGATCTCAAGGCTCGTCTTCTAATAATAGAGCGATCGAGTCTAATTCAGTTAAATCCTTACAGCTGGGAATTTTAGATAGCGGTTGGATTACTCCAGGTAAAGCCGCAGTAGAGGTAGTTCAGGAAACTTTAATATCTGCATCTTTGGCAGATTCTTTAGGCTATTCCCGCTATTGGTTAACCGAACATCACGAACCTTCTTTTGCCTGGGCTAGTCCAGAAATAATGTTAGCTTTGATTGCCCAATCTACAGATCGTATTAGTGTTGGAACTGCGGGCATCTTACTTTATTTTTACAGTCCTTTAAAAATTGCTGAAGTTTTCCGACTTTTAGAAGTTTTATATCCTAAACGAGTAAATTTGGGAATAGCTGGAGGAATAGCTGGAGACGAAGAAACTATGCAGGCACTTGCTCCTGGGTTCGATATCAAACAAGCAGTTAAAAACGATCTTTATGGTCAAAAAGTCAGTCAACTAATTGATTATCTAACCGATAACTTCCGTCTAGATCGAGACTTTGCTTTGCAGGCAACTCCTAAAATTACCGAAATTCCTCAAATGTGGTTATTAGGAACTGGAACAAGAAATATGCAAAAAGCTGCTTTATTAGGAACGGCGTTTTGTTATTCGCTTTATCATGCTTGTAGTCAAAACGAGCCGAATATTGTTCGAGAATATTGCTATAAATTTCAACCTAGTATTATGCTGCACGAGCCAAAATGTAATTTGGCAGTAAGTGTCGTCTGCGCTGAAATCGAAGCTGAAGCAATACAGCAGAAAACTTTAGTAGAAAGAATAGATAAAACTAGCAAAGTTAATGTGGCTGGCACTCCCGAACAATGCAAAGAACAATTACTAGAAATTCAGCACCGATATCAAGTATCTGAAATTATTATGATTTCTCCATGGCATATTTTTGAGCGGCGCAAACTTGCCTACCAAATGTTAGCAGAAGTCTTAAATTTAGGTTCTACCGAACTTACAGCAGTTTTCAATTAA
- a CDS encoding response regulator — translation MTKILVIENDRETREILLECLKLKGFEVISAENGLQGVEQAHIHLPDVIICDVTLPKLDGYGVLKTLRQNLNTAIIPLIFLTDKSSQQEMRQGMELGANDYLVKPFTPKELHGAIAAQVKQRYIFQQWFAVKSQNTTESPELETDDFAKFAPLFASCCQLKTIYEFIETHYHESIALKDVAKHFGFSAAYLTELVKNQTGEPINRWIIKRRVTAARNLLLKTEKSVEQIAEAVGYQSLNHFFRQFRQYYGNSPKAWRKANLHNSLSGYVAKSVNG, via the coding sequence ATGACTAAAATACTAGTAATTGAAAACGATAGAGAAACCAGAGAGATATTGCTCGAATGTTTGAAACTAAAAGGATTTGAGGTAATCAGTGCCGAAAATGGTCTCCAAGGAGTAGAACAAGCTCATATCCATTTACCAGACGTAATTATTTGTGATGTTACACTGCCCAAATTAGACGGTTACGGAGTTCTGAAAACACTACGTCAAAATTTAAATACGGCAATTATTCCTTTAATCTTTCTGACGGATAAAAGTAGTCAGCAAGAAATGCGCCAGGGTATGGAATTAGGCGCAAATGATTATCTGGTTAAACCATTTACCCCAAAAGAGCTACATGGTGCGATCGCCGCTCAAGTCAAACAAAGATATATTTTCCAGCAGTGGTTTGCTGTCAAATCTCAAAACACCACGGAGTCACCTGAGCTGGAAACAGATGATTTTGCTAAGTTTGCTCCCTTGTTTGCTTCTTGCTGCCAACTCAAAACAATCTATGAGTTTATCGAAACACACTATCACGAGTCGATCGCTTTAAAGGATGTTGCCAAGCATTTTGGTTTTTCTGCTGCCTATTTAACCGAGTTAGTTAAAAATCAAACAGGAGAACCGATTAATCGCTGGATTATTAAACGTCGAGTCACAGCAGCACGAAACTTATTATTAAAAACCGAAAAATCAGTAGAACAAATTGCCGAGGCGGTAGGCTATCAAAGTCTCAATCATTTTTTCCGTCAGTTTCGTCAATACTATGGAAATAGTCCTAAAGCTTGGCGCAAAGCCAATCTTCATAATAGCCTTTCTGGTTATGTTGCCAAAAGTGTTAATGGATAG
- a CDS encoding NHLP bacteriocin system secretion protein, with protein MNNTTTKELPLNSQVKLEQNANDSSIIRILIVDDQNFARQRLQMLLESESDFQIVGHANDGSTAIDKIASLQPDIVLMDLEMPGMDGIKATEIISKRFSNCKVLVFSIHESEEYLNKAFHVGAKGYLPKSTPQKELIQGIRSLQRGYPQISLELFERLMLAKKKAETAIVKYTETAIVKSTDKNITQLSISQPKAQNKLFRQESLERLASPERLDQLMRVVNPKSWIPLVTLGSVVFAAAIWSVVGRIPVTVDGQGVLIYPSKVVPLQTQGSGQLTSLKIEEGDLIRKGDILATVDQVDLRKKLQLAQDKLKQLRSQNNNAESIQSQRQNQDQEAIEEQRQTLQERLDLTQSLAPVLKTKGLESIQSDRTSQEEKLNNLQQLLPTYKKRLEIRENLFKQGAISDDVLLEARQQYLDNIASENETKSQLKKLEVEEADALKEYLSNLNEIKDLQAQLQELDSQKAQSTQQDSESSTNRQKEIQEVEREIAQLQEQLKNESQIVSQYTGRVLETTVSPGQVIEAGTRIANIDIRNLSGKLVGITYFSVEDGKKIQPDMTIQITPQTVKRERFGGIMGDITKVSAFPISKEAAAKVIGNSEVVEGLVSDKEQGVLQVFATPYEDADTFSGYQWSSSSGPNLKVSSGTPTSVRVKVEERAPVTFILPILRSISGIY; from the coding sequence ATGAATAATACAACAACCAAGGAGCTGCCATTAAATTCTCAGGTTAAACTCGAGCAAAATGCTAATGATAGTAGTATAATTCGCATTTTGATTGTAGACGATCAAAATTTTGCCAGACAAAGGTTGCAAATGTTATTAGAATCTGAATCCGACTTTCAAATAGTTGGTCATGCTAATGACGGTTCGACAGCAATTGACAAAATTGCATCCTTACAGCCTGATATAGTTTTAATGGATTTAGAAATGCCAGGAATGGATGGCATAAAAGCGACTGAAATTATTTCTAAACGTTTTTCTAACTGCAAAGTTCTAGTTTTTAGCATTCACGAAAGTGAGGAGTATTTGAATAAAGCTTTTCATGTAGGAGCTAAAGGCTATTTGCCAAAAAGCACTCCCCAAAAAGAACTAATTCAGGGAATTCGCTCTCTGCAAAGAGGCTATCCTCAAATTAGTCTCGAATTATTTGAACGTCTGATGTTGGCAAAGAAAAAAGCAGAGACAGCCATCGTCAAATATACAGAGACAGCCATCGTCAAGTCCACAGATAAAAATATCACCCAACTAAGTATATCTCAGCCCAAAGCCCAAAATAAGCTCTTTCGGCAAGAGTCATTGGAACGTTTAGCTTCTCCTGAAAGATTAGACCAATTAATGCGGGTGGTAAACCCAAAAAGCTGGATACCTTTAGTTACCTTAGGTTCTGTAGTTTTCGCTGCTGCAATTTGGAGTGTGGTGGGACGTATTCCTGTCACGGTAGATGGTCAAGGAGTGTTAATTTATCCTAGCAAAGTTGTACCTTTGCAGACTCAAGGTTCTGGACAGCTAACATCTTTGAAAATTGAAGAAGGAGATTTAATTCGCAAAGGAGATATTTTAGCGACGGTTGACCAAGTCGATCTACGTAAAAAACTCCAGTTAGCTCAAGACAAATTAAAACAGTTGCGATCGCAAAATAATAATGCTGAATCCATTCAAAGTCAACGTCAAAATCAAGACCAGGAAGCAATTGAGGAGCAACGTCAAACTTTACAAGAAAGATTAGATCTTACTCAATCTTTAGCTCCAGTTTTAAAAACTAAAGGACTTGAATCAATTCAAAGCGATCGCACTAGTCAAGAAGAAAAGCTCAACAATCTTCAGCAATTGTTACCTACATATAAAAAGAGACTGGAAATTCGCGAGAATTTATTTAAACAGGGAGCGATCTCCGATGATGTGCTGTTAGAAGCAAGACAACAATATTTAGACAACATTGCTAGCGAAAATGAAACTAAGTCTCAATTAAAAAAGCTGGAAGTTGAAGAGGCGGATGCTTTAAAAGAATATCTTTCCAACTTGAACGAGATCAAAGATCTTCAAGCACAGTTACAAGAACTCGATAGCCAAAAAGCTCAGTCTACCCAACAAGATTCTGAAAGCTCAACTAACCGCCAGAAAGAGATTCAAGAGGTTGAAAGAGAGATTGCTCAACTACAAGAACAACTAAAAAACGAAAGTCAAATTGTTAGCCAATATACAGGACGTGTTTTAGAAACAACAGTAAGTCCAGGACAAGTTATCGAAGCAGGAACTCGTATTGCCAACATAGATATTAGAAATTTATCGGGAAAACTAGTCGGCATCACCTATTTTTCTGTGGAAGATGGTAAAAAAATTCAGCCAGACATGACAATTCAAATCACGCCCCAAACTGTTAAAAGAGAGCGTTTTGGTGGCATTATGGGTGATATTACTAAAGTTTCAGCTTTTCCCATCAGTAAAGAAGCTGCTGCTAAAGTAATTGGCAACTCAGAAGTTGTAGAAGGTCTTGTATCCGACAAAGAACAGGGTGTGCTGCAGGTATTTGCTACTCCCTACGAAGATGCTGATACTTTTAGTGGCTATCAATGGTCTTCATCTTCTGGCCCTAATTTGAAAGTTTCTTCGGGAACTCCCACTTCAGTTCGAGTCAAAGTAGAAGAAAGAGCTCCAGTTACTTTTATCCTACCAATCTTGAGGTCTATCAGTGGTATCTATTAA
- a CDS encoding NHLP family bacteriocin export ABC transporter peptidase/permease/ATPase subunit — protein sequence MRNSILPPNLEQYWQNLLQYLNRRVKTPTLLQIEAVECGAAALGIMLSYYGRIVPLTELRAECGVSRDGSKASNILKAARNYGLEAKGFKKELTQLKDINPPYIVFWNFNHFLVVEGFYQNKVYLNDPASGPRSVSLAEFDESYTGIAMIMQPGAEFRRGGRKLNLALGLWSRLKSDRAALAYCLLAGFFLTFAELVVPVFSQIFVDEILIEERYLWLNPLLVAMAVSVILQAALTLLQLRYLRRLKIKLSVSMSSRFLWHILRLPVGFYAQRFAGEISSRTSLNSDVADVISGELATTAIDAVMIVFYAIIMSQYDLVLTAVVVSFATVNILTLQWISRQRKDANQKLLQEYGKAAGASIAALQSIETLKASGLESDFFGRWSGYYTKAIDSQQEIGITNQTLAVLPVLLSALASAFLLLVGGLRVMDGYISIGMLIAFQGMMQNFQTPVTNLVSLGGKLQELEGNLIRLDDVLDNPTDSQVENSRTIEENSAQIDLPKLQGYIELRNISFGYSRLEPALIENFNLSIKPGQRIALVGGSGSGKSTIAKLLSGLYEPWSGEILLDGRAKSQIPHQILTNSLAMVEQDIVLFGGTIADNLTLWDSTIPEKNIRKACRDAAIEDVVNKLAGGYNANLSEGADNLSGGQRQRLEIARALVNNPTILIMDEATSALDSETEKVVDRRLRRRGCTCVIVAHRLSTIRDCDLILVLDRGKIVQQGTHEELWQQEGVYSRLIKSEG from the coding sequence ATGCGCAACTCGATCTTGCCACCTAATCTTGAGCAATATTGGCAAAACTTGCTCCAATATTTAAATCGGCGAGTCAAAACCCCAACCTTATTACAAATAGAAGCAGTTGAGTGTGGTGCTGCTGCTCTAGGTATTATGCTTAGTTACTATGGACGTATTGTGCCGTTAACCGAGTTGCGTGCAGAATGTGGCGTATCTCGTGATGGTAGTAAAGCCTCTAATATTCTTAAAGCAGCGCGAAATTATGGCTTAGAGGCAAAAGGGTTTAAAAAAGAACTAACACAACTGAAAGATATAAATCCTCCTTATATTGTATTTTGGAACTTCAATCACTTTTTAGTAGTTGAAGGCTTCTATCAAAACAAAGTTTATCTCAACGATCCTGCTTCTGGGCCTCGTAGCGTCTCTTTAGCAGAATTTGATGAGAGCTACACTGGCATAGCTATGATAATGCAGCCTGGTGCAGAATTTCGCCGAGGTGGTCGCAAATTAAACCTAGCTTTAGGATTATGGTCGCGACTTAAAAGCGATCGCGCAGCTTTAGCTTACTGTTTGTTAGCTGGATTTTTTCTTACCTTTGCCGAATTAGTCGTTCCTGTATTTAGTCAAATATTTGTGGATGAGATTTTAATCGAAGAAAGGTATCTTTGGCTCAATCCACTATTGGTGGCAATGGCTGTCTCAGTCATACTTCAAGCTGCTTTGACACTCTTGCAGTTAAGATATCTGCGTCGTCTTAAAATTAAGCTGTCGGTAAGTATGTCTAGCCGATTCTTATGGCATATTCTACGTTTGCCCGTTGGTTTCTACGCTCAAAGATTTGCAGGAGAAATCAGCAGTCGGACTAGTTTAAACAGTGATGTTGCCGATGTAATCTCAGGAGAATTAGCAACTACGGCGATCGATGCGGTGATGATAGTGTTCTATGCCATAATTATGAGTCAGTACGACTTAGTACTTACGGCAGTAGTCGTGAGTTTCGCCACAGTAAATATCTTGACTCTACAGTGGATCTCGCGCCAACGCAAAGATGCCAATCAAAAATTACTCCAAGAATACGGTAAAGCTGCTGGAGCATCGATCGCCGCCCTCCAAAGCATTGAAACCTTAAAAGCATCTGGTTTGGAGTCGGATTTCTTTGGTCGGTGGTCGGGCTACTACACCAAAGCGATCGATTCTCAGCAAGAAATAGGAATTACCAATCAAACCTTAGCGGTATTACCCGTATTGCTATCAGCTTTGGCTTCTGCTTTTCTACTACTTGTAGGTGGTCTGCGAGTTATGGATGGATATATCAGTATTGGAATGCTAATTGCCTTTCAGGGCATGATGCAAAATTTCCAAACTCCTGTCACTAATTTAGTCAGTCTAGGGGGAAAACTTCAAGAATTAGAAGGAAACTTAATTCGTCTAGATGACGTTCTCGATAATCCCACAGATTCCCAGGTAGAAAATAGCAGAACCATTGAAGAAAACTCTGCTCAAATAGATTTACCTAAACTACAAGGTTATATTGAGCTGCGAAATATTAGCTTTGGCTACAGCCGTCTCGAACCAGCTTTGATCGAAAACTTTAATTTATCAATTAAACCAGGACAAAGAATCGCTCTAGTTGGTGGTAGTGGTTCTGGTAAATCTACGATTGCCAAGCTATTGAGCGGACTTTACGAACCTTGGTCGGGAGAAATCTTGCTTGACGGTCGAGCAAAATCACAAATTCCTCACCAGATTTTGACTAATTCGCTGGCAATGGTAGAGCAAGATATTGTTTTGTTTGGTGGCACGATCGCGGATAATTTAACCCTCTGGGATTCTACTATTCCCGAAAAAAATATTAGAAAAGCTTGTCGAGACGCAGCTATTGAAGACGTTGTCAACAAATTAGCTGGAGGATATAACGCTAATTTATCTGAAGGTGCTGACAATTTAAGTGGTGGACAAAGGCAGAGATTAGAAATTGCTCGCGCTTTGGTTAATAATCCCACGATTTTGATTATGGATGAAGCCACTAGTGCCTTAGATTCTGAAACAGAAAAGGTTGTCGACCGCCGTCTGCGTCGTCGTGGATGTACCTGTGTGATTGTGGCTCATCGCTTGAGTACCATTCGTGACTGCGACTTAATTCTAGTTTTAGATCGGGGCAAAATAGTTCAGCAAGGTACTCATGAGGAACTATGGCAACAAGAAGGAGTATATTCCCGACTTATTAAAAGCGAAGGTTAA